A window of Ranitomeya variabilis isolate aRanVar5 chromosome 2, aRanVar5.hap1, whole genome shotgun sequence contains these coding sequences:
- the MRPL41 gene encoding large ribosomal subunit protein mL41 isoform X1 yields MGLLQNLVRGFVRGSDRMAEITSKMGPRSFNRGRGAKRVGYLTSNNKFVKVKEMVPEFIVPDLSGFKLRPYVSYKAPAGTEEKMTAKRLFMETAAPAIEKDIDNGSFDPNNLEKYGFEPSQKGKLFKLYPKNYVQ; encoded by the coding sequence ATGGGGCTGCTCCAGAATCTCGTTCGCGGCTTTGTCCGAGGTTCTGACCGAATGGCCGAAATCACCAGCAAGATGGGACCCAGGTCCTTCAACAGGGGAAGAGGAGCTAAGCGGGTCGGGTACCTGACCTCCAATAATAAGTTCGTCAAAGTGAAGGAGATGGTGCCGGAGTTCATTGTCCCTGACCTGAGCGGCTTCAAGTTGCGGCCGTATGTCTCATACAAGGCTCCTGCCGGGACTGAGGAGAAGATGACAGCAAAGAGACTGTTCATGGAAACTGCTGCTCCGGCCATAGAGAAGGACATTGACAACGGAAGCTTCGATCCCAATAATCTGGAAAAATACGGATTTGAGCCGAGCCAGAAGGGCAAATTATTCAAGCTGTATCCGAAGAACTATGTGCAGTAG
- the MRPL41 gene encoding large ribosomal subunit protein mL41 isoform X2 yields MDLFFRYREATMGLLQNLVRGFVRGSDRMAEITSKMGPRSFNRGRGAKRVGYLTSNNKFVKVKEMVPEFIVPDLSGFKLRPYVSYKAPAGTEEKMTAKRLFMETAAPAIEKDIDNGSFDPNNLEKYGFEPSQKGKLFKLYPKNYVQ; encoded by the exons ATGGACCTTTTTTTTAGATACAGG GAAGCCACCATGGGGCTGCTCCAGAATCTCGTTCGCGGCTTTGTCCGAGGTTCTGACCGAATGGCCGAAATCACCAGCAAGATGGGACCCAGGTCCTTCAACAGGGGAAGAGGAGCTAAGCGGGTCGGGTACCTGACCTCCAATAATAAGTTCGTCAAAGTGAAGGAGATGGTGCCGGAGTTCATTGTCCCTGACCTGAGCGGCTTCAAGTTGCGGCCGTATGTCTCATACAAGGCTCCTGCCGGGACTGAGGAGAAGATGACAGCAAAGAGACTGTTCATGGAAACTGCTGCTCCGGCCATAGAGAAGGACATTGACAACGGAAGCTTCGATCCCAATAATCTGGAAAAATACGGATTTGAGCCGAGCCAGAAGGGCAAATTATTCAAGCTGTATCCGAAGAACTATGTGCAGTAG
- the DPH7 gene encoding diphthine methyltransferase: protein MAVCCRSQTLQVMDTEYSADAAEWCPLDDWGTVLACGTYQLKKAESDLSGQDSDDPHLRLGRLYLYNYDPHQLFSPVSEVQKIETAAILDMKWCHIPLSNSPILGIANAKGSVELYTLQGNRESSRVQPVCSVDLGDECLALSLDWSTGRRESSSPVKIVCSDSRGRLSLLQVEESAASVDVVCQWKAHGFEAWIVAFNYWNCDMMYSGGDDCLLKGWDIRSPQDSPIFTSKRHSMGVCSIQSHPQREHVLATGSYDEHVLVWDLRQMKQPISDTHVQGGVWRLKWHPTDSALLLAACMHSGFHILDSASDGCPIVSSYVLHNSLAYGADWSRVLLPDSSVIQPEPAVEKSDPTGRDATTQKLEQSMQNLKIFYESPTASFDVVLEDDEGGYMPEPNRNTDDRPVIGVSKLEKCGQLQTNLLATCSFYDHVLHVWRWQYQRLDNTD, encoded by the exons ATGGCAGTCTGCTGCAGGAGCCAGACGTTACAGGTGATGGACACAGAGTACAGCGCTGATGCCGCCGAGTGGTGCCCCCTGGATGATTGGGGCACGGTGCTGGCCTGTGGCACGTATCAGCTGAAGAAAGCGGAGAGTGAT CTCAGTGGACAGGACAGCGATGATCCCCACCTGCGGCTCGGACGTCTTTACCTCTATAACTATGACCCCCACCAGCTATTTTCTCCGGTGTCTGAAGTTCAGAAGATTGAAACTGCTGCCATACTGGACATGAAATG GTGCCACATTCCACTCTCGAATAGCCCCATACTGGGTATAGCCAATGCCAAGGGCAGCGTGGAGCTGTACACGTTACAAGGCAACAGG GAAAGCTCCAGAGTGCAGCCTGTGTGCAGTGTGGATTTAGGTGACGAGTGTCTGGCTCTATCCCTAGACTGGTCCACGGGAAGAAGAGAAAG ctcttCTCCTGTGAAGATCGTCTGCAGCGACTCTCGGGGTCGGCTCAGTCTGCTGCAGGTGGAGGAGTCTGCGGCCTCAGTAGATGTTGTGTGTCAGTGGAAGGCGCATGGATTTGAGGCCTGGATCGTTGCCTTCAACTACTGGAACTGTGACATGATGTACTCGG GGGGAGATGACTGCCTGCTGAAGGGATGGGACATAAGATCTCCACAAGACAGCCCCATATTTACCAGCAAAAG GCATTCGATGGGAGTATGCAGCATCCAGAGTCACCCTCAGCGGGAGCATGTCTTGGCCACTGGAAG TTACGATGAGCACGTCCTTGTGTGGGACCTACGTCAGATGAAGCAGCCTATATCTGATACACACGTACAGGGAGGAGTCTGGAGACTTAAGTGGCACCCTACTGACAGCGCCCTCCTGCTGGCTGCTTGCATGCACAGCGGCTTTCACATTCTGGACTCGGCCTCTG ATGGCTGTCCCATCGTCTCGTCCTATGTCCTCCACAACTCTTTGGCCTACGGTGCCGATTGGTCCAGAGTGCTTCTTCCAGACTCTTCCGTGATCCAACCAGAACCAGCTGTAGAGAAGTCAGATCCCACTGGCAGAGATGCCACAACTCAGAAACTGGAGCAGTCCATGCAGAACCTGAAGATCTTCTACGAGTCACCTACTGCCAGCTTCGACGTCGTCCTGGAGGATGATGAGGGCGGGTACATGCCAGAACCGAACAGAAATACTGACGACCGCCCTGTCATTGGGGTCTCCAAACTGGAGAAATGTGGACAACTCCAAACCAACCTACTGGCTACGTGCTCCTTCTATGACCATGTTTTACATGTTTGGCGGTGGCAGTACCAAAGACTAGACAACACAGACTGA